The following are encoded in a window of Sphaeramia orbicularis chromosome 20, fSphaOr1.1, whole genome shotgun sequence genomic DNA:
- the avl9 gene encoding late secretory pathway protein AVL9 homolog gives MESHGKDEAKGPVLHIVVVGFHHKKGCQVEFSYPPLMPDEGHDSNLLPEEWKYLPFLALPDGAHNYQEDTVYFHLPPLSGDMKCVYGVSCYRQIEAKALKVRQADVTRETVQKSVCVLSRVPLYGLLQAKLQLITHAYFEEKDFSQISILKELYEHMNGSLRGSALEGSQVYLGLSPRDLILQFQHKVLILFKLILLEKKVLFYVSPVNRLVGALMTVLSLFPGMIEHGLVDSSHYRPKSSVSEDLSLVESVSGAEEFVSVSATDIDNSTLELEAGQTTRRTSGSQSSRTGTEGDNNHLKPPSRTSPEASDSDWETLDPSVLEESPKEAAEMKEAGSELSDAFDSKPGTPITVQPQAATGQGGVTQGLVSGLEEDQYGLPLPIFTKGYLCLPYMALQQHHLLSDVTVRGFVAGATNILFHQQRHLSDAIVEVEEARIQIHDPELRKVLSLTTADLRFADYLVKHVTENRDDVFLDGTGWEGGDEWIRAQFTLYLHSLLSSTLQQDNERLLADYGAPFIAAWKITHNYRVWYSNKHPAMAHITPGHPFQGQYSVADVKLRLSHSVQNSERGKKIGNAMITTSRSMVQTGKAVGQSVGGALTSAKSAMSSWFSTLAQPPAVSAPTSPEPATEVKP, from the exons GTTGAGTTCTCTTACCCACCGCTGATGCCAGATGAAGGTCATGACAGTAACCTGCTGCCGGAGGAGTGGAAGTACCTCCCTTTCCTGGCTCTACCTGATGGAGCACACAACTATCAGGAGG ATACTGTGTATTTTCACCTGCCGCCTCTGAGTGGAGACATGAAATGTGTCTATGGAGTGTCCTGTTATCGGCAAATAGAAGCAAAG GCCCTAAAGGTCCGGCAGGCTGACGTCACCAGAGAGACAGTTCAGAAGAGCGTCTGCGTCCTCAGTCGAGTG CCTCTCTATGGTCTCCTCCAAGCAAAACTCCAGCTCATCACACATGCCTACTTTGAGGAGAAAGACTTTTCACAGATCTCTATTTTAAAG gaACTCTACGAACACATGAACGGCTCTCTGAGGGGTTCAGCTCTGGAGGGCTCACAAGTTTACCTCG GGTTATCACCAAGAGATTTAATACTGCAATTTCAACACAAG GTCCTCATACTCTTCAAACTTATTCTGCTGGAGAAAAAG GTCCTGTTCTATGTGTCTCCTGTGAACAGACTAGTAGGAGCGCTGATGACAGTTTTGTCGCTGTTTCCAG GTATGATTGAACACGGCCTGGTGGACTCGTCTCACTACAGGCCTAAAAGCAGTGTGTCTGAGGACCTGAGCCTGGTGGAAAGTGTCTCCGGAGCAGAAGAGTTTGTTTCCGTGTCTGCCACCGACATTGACAACTCCACTCTGGAGCTGGAGGCGGGTCAGACCACCAGACGAACCAGCGGGTCTCAGTCCTCCAGGACCGGCACAGAGGGGGACAACAACCACCTCAAACCCCCATCACGGACCTCCCCGGAGGCCTCAGACAGTGACTGGGAAACTCTGGACCCCAGCGTGTTAGAGGAGAGCCCCAAAGAGGCAGCTGAAATGAAGGAGGCGGGGTCAGAGCTGTCCGACGCCTTCGACTCCAAACCAGGAACACCTATCACTGTGCAACCGCAGGCAGCTACTGGTCAGGGCGGCGTCACCCAGGGCCTGGTGTCGGGTCTGGAGGAGGATCAGTATGGCCTGCCACTCCCAATTTTTACAAAG GGTTACCTGTGTCTGCCTTACATGGCCCTGCAGCAGCATCACCTCCTTTCAGACGTGACAGTACGTGGCTTTGTCGCCGGGGCAACCAACATCCTCTTCCACCAGCAGAGACACCTCAGTGATGCTATTGTTGAA GTGGAAGAAGCGCGTATCCAGATCCATGACCCTGAGCTAAGGAAGGTCCTGAGTCTGACGACGGCGGACCTGCGATTTGCAGACTACCTGGTGAAACATGTGACTGAGAACCGCGATGATGTTTTCCTGGATGGGACGGGGTGGGAGGGCGGAGACGAGTGGATCAGAGCCCAGTTTACCCTCTACCTCCACTCATTACTGTCCTCAACATTACAGCAAG ATAATGAAAGGCTGCTGGCAGATTATGGAGCGCCTTTTATTGCAGCCTGGAAGATTACCCACAACTACCGTGTGTGGTACAGTAACAAGCACCCCGCCATGGCTCATATCACACCAGG TCATCCATTCCAAGGACAGTACAGTGTCGCCGATGTGAAACTGCGGCTCTCACA CTCGGTGCAGAACAGTGAGCGGGGGAAGAAGATCGGAAACGCCATGATAACCACTAGTCGCAGCATGGTGCAAACCGGGAAAGCAGTGG GTCAGTCAGTGGGTGGAGCATTGACCAGCGCCAAGTCGGCCATGTCCTCCTGGTTCTCCACACTGGCTCAACCCCCAGCGGTTTCTGCTCCGACCAGTCCAGAGCCCGCCACTGAGGTCAAACCATGA